In Gemmatimonadetes bacterium T265, one DNA window encodes the following:
- the dctD gene encoding sigma-54-dependent Fis family transcriptional regulator, which produces MPRRILVVDDEPGIRTALGQLLEYEGYEVRTAPGAAEGLAEYERFRPHLVFLDIKMAGMDGLDALRRLRRLDSSAVVVMISGHGTIKTAVEATQAGAYDFLEKPLDTDRVLLLLRHALEHADLADENARLRETLRDAVESRHEIVGRSYLIRALIEQIERVAPTPARVLVTGENGTGKELVARAVHKNSPRAKKPFIEVNCAAIPSELIESELFGHMKGSFTGAVQDRAGKFEQADGGTLFLDEVGDMSPAAQAKVLRVLQDGVVTRIGGSRATKVDVRILAATNKTLDEEIAAGRFREDLYYRLNVVPLRVPALRDRREDIPLLVRHFLTVLSKQDGLPPKSVDEEAVQRLVAWDWPGNVRELRNTVERLVILAPGAQVTAADVEHLVGRRAADADHVGTLGDAGTFEEFKHAAERAFLLSKLREHDWNVSETARALEMPRSNVYKKIERYGLKREGT; this is translated from the coding sequence ATGCCCCGCCGCATCCTCGTCGTCGACGACGAACCCGGCATCCGCACCGCACTCGGGCAACTCCTCGAGTACGAGGGCTACGAGGTGCGCACGGCACCCGGCGCCGCTGAAGGCCTCGCGGAGTACGAACGCTTTCGCCCGCACCTCGTCTTCCTCGACATCAAGATGGCGGGCATGGACGGGCTGGACGCACTCCGCCGCCTCCGTCGGCTCGACTCGTCCGCAGTGGTCGTCATGATCAGCGGCCATGGCACCATCAAGACGGCCGTCGAAGCCACGCAGGCGGGCGCATACGACTTCCTCGAAAAGCCGCTCGACACGGACCGCGTCCTGCTCCTGCTCCGCCACGCGCTCGAACACGCCGACCTCGCCGACGAAAACGCCCGCCTCCGCGAAACCCTCCGCGACGCGGTCGAGAGCCGCCACGAGATCGTCGGCCGGTCGTACCTCATCCGAGCGCTGATCGAGCAGATCGAACGCGTCGCGCCGACCCCGGCCCGCGTCCTCGTCACCGGCGAAAACGGCACCGGGAAGGAACTCGTCGCGCGCGCGGTCCACAAAAACTCGCCGCGCGCGAAAAAACCGTTCATCGAGGTCAACTGCGCCGCGATCCCGTCGGAACTGATCGAGAGCGAACTGTTCGGCCACATGAAAGGGTCGTTCACCGGCGCGGTGCAGGACCGCGCCGGCAAGTTCGAACAGGCCGATGGGGGCACGCTCTTTCTCGACGAGGTCGGGGACATGTCACCCGCCGCGCAGGCCAAGGTGCTCCGCGTACTCCAGGACGGCGTCGTGACCCGCATCGGCGGCTCGCGCGCAACCAAGGTCGACGTCCGCATCCTCGCCGCGACCAACAAGACGCTCGATGAAGAGATCGCGGCCGGCCGCTTCCGCGAAGACCTCTACTACCGCCTCAACGTCGTCCCGCTCCGCGTCCCGGCCCTTCGCGACCGCCGCGAAGACATCCCGCTCCTCGTACGACACTTCCTCACGGTCCTTTCGAAGCAGGACGGCCTACCCCCCAAGTCGGTCGACGAAGAGGCGGTCCAACGGCTCGTCGCGTGGGACTGGCCGGGCAACGTGCGCGAACTGCGCAACACGGTCGAACGCCTCGTGATCCTCGCCCCCGGCGCGCAGGTGACCGCGGCCGACGTCGAACATCTCGTCGGCCGCCGCGCCGCCGACGCCGACCACGTCGGCACCCTCGGCGACGCGGGCACCTTCGAGGAGTTCAAGCACGCCGCCGAACGCGCGTTCCTCCTCTCCAAACTCCGCGAGCACGACTGGAACGTCTCCGAAACCGCGCGGGCCCTCGAGATGCCGCGCTCGAACGTCTACAAAAAAATCGAGCGCTACGGACTCAAGCGCGAAGGGACCTGA
- a CDS encoding magnesium chelatase — protein MLASVRSAAVCGIDAFEVTVEVHAALGLPQLTVVGLAAGAVKEGRERVVAALANSDLPLPPRRTTVNLSPADVPKSGSGFDLPIALGALAATDRLDQHALADLVVIGELALDGTLRPVRGVLPIARWAADAGHALVAPPGNLAEAARVDGLRVYSPATLREFFDALAAGQLPQSTPSATTAAPLRPTDDFADVVGQETAKRALEIAAAGGHNLALVGPPGAGKTMLARRLPSILPPLTDREALDVLAIRSVAGLTSHTDAPPDRPFRAPHHTISTAGLVGGGSPPRPGEVSLAHLGVLFLDELLEFPRHVLDSLRQPLEDGHVVLSRATATIGYPARFTLVAAMNPCPCGRAGEPDAVCTCTPADVERYGARLSGPLSDRIDMHVRVGAVPPRAIGARTLGEPSAAIRPRVDAARARQTARYRQLPGITTNAGIAGRWLDRETPVAQGARDLLVTAADRLGLSARAYFRVLKVARTIADLDGTADIAVAHVAEALRYRIPSRTAAASRPPLVTAGYSSGPEPASAT, from the coding sequence GTGCTCGCCTCCGTCCGCTCCGCCGCTGTCTGCGGCATCGACGCCTTCGAGGTCACGGTCGAAGTGCACGCCGCACTGGGCCTGCCTCAACTCACCGTCGTCGGCCTCGCCGCCGGCGCCGTCAAGGAAGGGCGCGAGCGCGTCGTCGCCGCCCTCGCCAACAGCGACCTCCCGCTCCCGCCCCGGCGGACGACGGTCAATCTCTCCCCAGCCGACGTCCCGAAGAGCGGCTCCGGGTTCGACCTGCCGATCGCACTCGGCGCGCTCGCCGCGACCGACCGCCTCGATCAGCACGCCCTCGCCGACCTCGTCGTCATCGGCGAACTCGCACTCGACGGCACGCTGCGCCCGGTGCGCGGCGTGCTCCCCATCGCCCGCTGGGCGGCCGACGCCGGTCACGCGCTCGTCGCTCCGCCCGGCAACCTCGCCGAAGCCGCCCGGGTCGACGGCCTCCGCGTGTACTCCCCCGCCACGCTCCGCGAGTTCTTCGACGCGCTCGCGGCGGGCCAGCTACCCCAAAGCACCCCGTCCGCGACGACGGCCGCCCCACTCCGACCGACCGACGACTTCGCCGACGTCGTCGGCCAGGAGACGGCGAAGCGCGCGCTCGAGATCGCCGCCGCGGGCGGCCACAACCTCGCGCTCGTCGGACCGCCCGGAGCGGGGAAGACCATGCTCGCCCGCCGCCTCCCGTCGATTCTCCCCCCGCTCACCGACCGCGAAGCGCTCGACGTGCTCGCGATCCGCTCCGTCGCTGGACTCACGTCGCACACGGACGCCCCCCCGGACCGCCCGTTCCGCGCGCCACACCACACGATCTCGACCGCGGGCCTCGTCGGCGGGGGCTCCCCGCCCCGACCGGGCGAGGTCTCCCTCGCCCACCTCGGCGTGCTCTTCCTCGACGAACTCCTCGAGTTCCCGCGCCACGTCCTCGACAGCCTGCGCCAGCCGCTCGAAGACGGACACGTCGTCCTCTCGCGTGCGACCGCCACGATCGGCTACCCCGCCCGCTTCACGCTCGTCGCCGCGATGAACCCGTGCCCGTGCGGTCGCGCCGGCGAACCGGACGCGGTCTGTACCTGCACGCCGGCCGACGTCGAACGCTACGGTGCGCGCCTCTCCGGTCCGCTCTCCGACCGCATCGACATGCACGTCCGCGTCGGCGCCGTCCCCCCGCGCGCGATCGGCGCCCGCACGCTGGGCGAACCGTCGGCTGCGATCCGCCCGCGCGTCGACGCCGCCCGCGCGCGACAGACGGCACGCTACCGCCAGCTACCCGGCATTACGACCAACGCCGGGATTGCCGGCCGCTGGCTCGACCGCGAAACGCCGGTCGCCCAAGGCGCGCGCGATCTCCTCGTCACCGCCGCCGACCGACTCGGCCTCTCCGCCCGTGCCTACTTCCGCGTGCTCAAGGTCGCGCGCACGATCGCCGACCTCGACGGCACCGCCGACATCGCGGTCGCGCACGTTGCCGAAGCGCTCCGCTACCGCATTCCCAGTCGAACCGCCGCCGCGTCCCGTCCGCCGCTCGTCACCGCCGGATACTCGAGCGGGCCCGAACCTGCCTCCGCGACGTAA
- a CDS encoding peptidyl-prolyl cis-trans isomerase: MSFAGVGIATLVGASVGACRSITSPDQNPATVAYSDSLNIRLSEFTKDTSGVYYQDLAVGSGNQAVKGATLSYYYTGYLANGRAFGTNASSTSPLTFVLGNGEVIRGFDRGLLGIRAGGRRRLIIPPSLGYGETSHGTGIPAGSVLVFVVDVPAVTLPTTTASAAPSSTPPPT; this comes from the coding sequence GTGAGCTTCGCGGGCGTCGGCATCGCCACGCTCGTCGGCGCGTCGGTCGGCGCGTGCCGCAGTATCACGTCCCCGGACCAGAATCCGGCCACCGTGGCCTACTCCGACTCGCTCAACATCCGGCTCAGCGAGTTTACGAAGGATACGTCCGGCGTGTACTACCAGGATCTCGCCGTCGGCTCCGGCAACCAGGCGGTCAAGGGCGCGACGCTGAGCTACTACTACACGGGCTATCTCGCCAACGGCCGCGCGTTCGGCACCAACGCGTCCTCGACGTCCCCGCTCACCTTCGTGCTCGGCAACGGGGAAGTGATCCGCGGGTTCGACCGCGGGCTGCTCGGCATCCGCGCCGGCGGGCGCCGCCGGTTGATCATCCCGCCGTCGCTCGGCTACGGCGAGACATCGCACGGCACGGGGATCCCCGCCGGCTCGGTCCTCGTCTTTGTCGTCGACGTGCCGGCCGTCACGCTCCCGACGACCACCGCGTCCGCCGCGCCGTCGAGCACGCCGCCCCCAACCTGA
- a CDS encoding succinate-semialdehyde dehydrogenase, producing MAIATVNPATGALVRAFEADDDAAVERGLAAASDAARRWRAVAVAERAAVVARAGELLDARRDAYARLMTLEMGKPIRSARDEAAKCALACRFYAAHGPDFVAAETLFDDETGTGRVFYQPLGVVLAVMPWNFPFWQVVRFAAPALVAGNVGVLKHASNVPQCALALAELFRDAGAPAGVFQTLLVESGRVAALVADPRVAAVTLTGSEGAGASVGATAGAALKKTVLELGGSDPFVVLADADVEAAARAAVTARTINNGQSCIAAKRFVVEAPVYEAFVERLASGIAALRVGDPSDEQTDVGPLASAQIRDDLADQVRRSVDAGARLVRGGSAPNGPEFAGGFSAGGFYYLPTVLADVPRGAAAAQEETFGPVAAVLRARDADEALEVANDTPYGLGAAVWTRDPARAERFAAGIDAGSVFVNGMVVSDPRLPFGGIKRSGYGRELSAVGLREFTNVKTVRVASGAAAAPGQTTE from the coding sequence ATGGCCATCGCAACCGTGAACCCGGCGACCGGCGCGCTCGTCCGCGCGTTCGAGGCGGACGACGACGCGGCCGTCGAACGCGGGCTCGCGGCCGCGTCCGACGCGGCGCGGCGCTGGCGCGCGGTCGCGGTCGCCGAGCGCGCCGCGGTCGTCGCGCGCGCCGGCGAGCTGCTCGACGCGCGGCGCGACGCGTACGCGCGGCTCATGACGCTCGAGATGGGGAAGCCGATCCGGTCGGCGCGCGACGAGGCCGCGAAGTGCGCGCTCGCCTGCCGGTTCTACGCGGCGCACGGGCCCGACTTCGTCGCGGCCGAGACCCTGTTCGACGACGAGACCGGGACCGGGCGCGTGTTCTACCAGCCGTTAGGCGTCGTGCTCGCCGTGATGCCGTGGAACTTCCCGTTCTGGCAGGTCGTCCGCTTCGCCGCGCCGGCCCTCGTCGCCGGCAACGTCGGCGTGCTGAAGCACGCGTCCAACGTGCCGCAGTGTGCGCTCGCGCTCGCCGAGCTGTTCCGCGACGCGGGGGCGCCGGCCGGCGTGTTCCAGACGCTGCTCGTCGAGTCCGGGCGCGTCGCGGCGCTCGTGGCCGACCCGCGCGTCGCGGCGGTCACGCTCACCGGGAGCGAGGGCGCGGGCGCGTCGGTCGGCGCGACGGCCGGGGCCGCGCTCAAGAAGACGGTCCTCGAACTCGGCGGGAGCGACCCGTTCGTCGTGCTCGCCGACGCGGACGTCGAGGCGGCGGCGCGCGCCGCGGTGACCGCGCGAACGATCAACAACGGCCAGTCGTGCATCGCGGCCAAGCGGTTCGTCGTCGAGGCGCCGGTCTACGAGGCCTTCGTCGAACGCCTCGCGTCGGGGATCGCGGCGCTCCGCGTCGGCGACCCGTCCGACGAGCAGACCGACGTCGGCCCGCTCGCGTCGGCGCAGATCCGCGACGACCTCGCCGACCAGGTGCGCCGGTCGGTCGACGCGGGGGCGCGGCTCGTCCGCGGCGGGTCGGCGCCTAACGGACCGGAGTTCGCCGGCGGCTTCTCCGCCGGTGGCTTTTACTATCTGCCGACGGTGCTGGCCGACGTGCCGCGGGGCGCCGCGGCGGCGCAGGAAGAGACCTTCGGCCCGGTCGCGGCGGTGCTCCGCGCGCGCGACGCCGACGAGGCGCTCGAGGTCGCGAACGACACGCCGTACGGGCTCGGTGCCGCGGTCTGGACGCGCGACCCGGCGCGGGCGGAGCGCTTCGCGGCGGGGATCGACGCCGGCTCGGTGTTCGTGAACGGGATGGTCGTCTCGGACCCGCGCCTCCCGTTCGGCGGGATCAAGCGCTCGGGGTACGGGCGCGAGCTGAGCGCGGTCGGGCTACGCGAATTCACCAACGTGAAAACGGTGCGCGTCGCGTCGGGCGCGGCGGCCGCGCCGGGCCAGACGACCGAGTAG